One Oryza glaberrima chromosome 10, OglaRS2, whole genome shotgun sequence DNA segment encodes these proteins:
- the LOC127786338 gene encoding mediator of RNA polymerase II transcription subunit 16 has translation MTSSSAPNPSPLVPTPTPSPPTANAAAAAAGAVPVSSPPPPPKDQQQEGQGGGGGVGDGGGVEEVGVGGGEAMEVDGGAGGGGGGVGDVEGGGGGGGAGGGGGGGGGGQQASPATVFRIRLKQPPSSLRHKMRVPELCRNFSAVAWCGKLNAIACASETCARIPSSNSSPPFWIPIHILNPERPTECSVFNVKADSPRDFVQFIEWSPRSCPRALLVANFHGRITIWTQPTKGPTNLVRDASSWQCEHEWRQDLSVVTKWLSGISPYRWLPANSSTSSNLKTFEEKFLTQQPQSSAGWPNILCVCSVFSSGSVQLHWSQWPSQNTAQPRWFSTSKGLLGAGPSGIMAADAIITETGALHVAGVPLVNPSTVVVWEVMPGLGNGIQATAKINATSSLPPSLNPPLWAGFAPLASYLFSLQDYLVSEGAQTKKQAQVDNETTEVASIHCCPVSNFSAYVSPEAAAQSATTTTWGSGVTSVAFDPTRGGSVITVVIVEGQYMSPYDPDEGPSITGWRVQCWESSVQPVVLHPIFGSPANFGGQPPTQTVWSTRVNKSIPPSEDLKNPQSYVPMPTTSDERSSSECSVDRANRLSFDPYDLPNDVRQLAQIVYSAHGGEVAVAFLRGGVHIFSGPNFEQVDSYHVNVGSAIAPPAFSSSGCCLASVWHDTLKDRTILKIIRVLPPAILNAQTKVSSAVWERAIADRFWWSLLAGVDWWDAVGCTQSAAEDGIVSLNSVIALLDADFHCLPTIQQRQQHCPNLDRIKCRLLEGTNAQDVRALVLDMQARLLLDMLGKGIESALINPSTLLPEPWQASSDMLSSIGPDKMTVDPALLLSIQGYVDAVLDLASHFITRLRRYASFCRTLASHAVGASSGSGNSRNMVTSPTNSSPSPSTNQGNQGGVASTTGSSQMQEWVQGAIAKISNNTDGAANAAPNPISGRSSFMPISINTGTFPGTPAVRLIGDCHFLHRLCQLLLFCLLFRRRQSPRIPANAQKSSDSSMQKQHLMNSKTEDNTLAVRSGLGAAKLEDGTTSRGQMIGAKGAEENPVGNKSARIGSGNAGQGYTSDEVKVLFLILVDLCKRTATLQHPLPSSQVGSSNIIIRLHYIDGNYTVLPEVVEASLGPHMQNMPRPRGADAAGLLLRELELQPPAEEWHRRNMFGGPWSEPDDLGPLDNTRQLKINGSTNRHLSDMEEDGDSSFGIQNLWPRKRRLSERDAAFGLKTSVGLGSFLGVMGSRRDVITAVWKTGLEGEWYKCIRCLRQTCAFAQPGALAPNTSNELEAWWISRWTHACPMCGGTWVKVV, from the exons ATGACCTCTTCCTCcgccccaaaccctagccccctcgtccccacccccaccccctctccccccaccgccaacgccgccgccgccgccgccggagccgtgcccgtctcctcgccgccgccgccgcccaaggaTCAGCAGCAGGAGGGCCaggggggtggaggaggagtgGGGGATGGGGGtggagtggaggaggtgggcgtaGGGGGAGGCGAGGCCATGGAGGTGGATGGTGGcgcgggaggtggtggtgggggggtTGGGGATGTggaggggggtgggggtggtggtggtgcagggggaggaggaggtggaggtggaggtgggcagcaggcgtcgccggcgaccgtgtTCCGGATCCGGCTCAAGCAGCCGCCCTCGAGCCTCCGCCACAAGATGCGCGTGCCCGAGCTCTGCAGGAACTTCAG TGCAGTTGCTTGGTGCGGGAAGCTCAATGCAATTGCATGCGCATCAGAGACTTGTGCACGCATACCAAG CTCTAATTCAAGCCCACCATTTTGGATTCCCATACACATTCTAAATCCAGAGAGACCAACAGAATGTTCTGTTTTCAATGTGAAAGCAG ATTCTCCACGCGACTTTGTTCAATTCATTGAATGGTCTCCTCGATCATGCCCTCGTGCATTACTGGTGGCAAATTTTCATGGAAGAATTACTATATGGACACAGCCAACTAAG GGTCCTACTAATCTTGTACGTGATGCCAGTTCCTGGCAATGTGAACACGAATGGCGTCAAGATCTTTCGGTGGTGACTAAGTGGTTGTCAGGAATTTCTCCG TATAGATGGCTTCCTGCAAACTCTAGTACTTCATCAAACTTGAAAACCTTTGAGGAAAAGTTCCTTACCCAGCAGCCTCAAAGTTCAG CTGGGTGGCCAAACATTCTATGTGTCTGTTCAGTTTTTTCATCGGGTTCTGTTCAGCTTCATTGGTCACAATGGCCTTCTCAAAACACAGCACAACCTAGATGGTTTTCTACTAGCAAAGGGCTTTTAGGAGCAGGGCCAAGCGGCATAATGGCTGCTGATGCTATTATTACTGAAACTGGAGCACTACATGTTGCTGGTGTTCCCCTTGTTAATCCATCTACTGTAGTGGTTTGGGAGGTGATGCCAGGCCTTGGCAATGGTATTCAGGCAACTGCAAAGATAAATGCAACAAGCTCTCTTCCTCCATCACTAAATCCCCCACTCTGGGCTGGTTTTGCTCCACTTGCATCTTACCTCTTCTCTTTGCAAGACTACCTTGTTTCCGAGGGCGCACAGACAAAAAAACAGGCACAGGTAGATAATGAGACCACTGAGGTAGCATCGATCCATTGTTGTCCAGTTTCCAACTTTTCAGCTTACGTCAGTCCTGAAGCTGCTGCCCAGTCAGCCACTACCACAACATGGGGATCTGGGGTTACCTCAGTTGCTTTTGATCCCACTCGAGGGGGCTCAGTTATTACAGTTGTAATAGTTGAAG GGCAGTACATGTCTCCTTATGATCCTGATGAAGGACCTTCCATCACTGGATGGAGAGTCCAGTGCTGGGAATCTTCAGTCCAACCTGTTGTTCTTCATCCAATATTTGGAAGCCCTGCAAACTTTGGTGGACAGCCACCTACGCAGACTGTTTGGTCCACAAGAGTTAACAAAAGCATCCCACCATCTGAGGACCTTAAGAACCCTCAATCATATGTTCCAATGCCAACAACTTCAGATGAGCGGAGTTCTTCTGAGTGCAGTGTTGACAGGGCGAACCGACTTAGCTTTGACCCTTATGATCTTCCAAATGATGTCAGACAATTGGCCCAAATAGTTTATTCTGCTCATGGTGGTGAGGTTGCAGTTGCATTCCTGCGTGGAGGTGTGCACATTTTTTCAGGTCCAAACTTTGAACAGGTTGATAGCTATCATGTCAATGTTGGCTCAGCAATTGCTCCACCAGCCTTCTCCTCCAGTGGTTGTTGCTTGGCATCAGTATGGCATGACACACTCAAAGATCGAACCATACTAAAGATAATACGTGTGCTTCCTCCTGCAATTCTTAATGCTCAGACAAAGGTTAGCTCAGCTGTTTGGGAACGAGCAATAGCAGATAG ATTTTGGTGGAGTCTATTGGCTGGTGTGGATTGGTGGGATGCTGTTGGCTGCACACAAAGTGCTGCTGAAGATGGTATTG TCTCACTGAACAGTGTGATAGCTTTGCTGGACGCGGACTTCCATTGTCTTCCAACTATACAACAGAGGCAACAACACTGTCCT AATCTTGATAGGATAAAGTGTAGATTGTTGGAAGGAACAAATGCTCAAGATGTCAGAGCACTTGTGTTGGACATGCAAGCAAGATTGCTTCTGGATATGCTTGGCAAGGGAATTGAGTCTGCCCTGATAAATCCATCAACTCTGCTACCTGAACCGTGGCAAGCTTCCAGTGACATGTTATCTAGCATTGGGCCTGACAAAATGACTGTTGACCCAGCTCTACTTTTAAGCATCCAG GGGTACGTTGATGCTGTTCTAGATTTAGCGTCACATTTTATCACACGCTTGCGACGCTATGCGAGCTTCTGCCGAACTTTGGCTAGCCATGCAGTTGGAGCATCTTCTGGTTCAGGCAATTCTAGGAATATGGTTACAAGTCCAACCAACAGTTCTCCTTCACCTTCAACTAACCAAG GTAATCAAGGTGGAGTAGCGTCTACAACAGGGAGCTCACAAATGCAAGAGTGGGTCCAAGGTGCCATTGCTAAGATTAGTAACAATACTGATGGTGCTGCAAATGCTGCACCAAATCCAATTAGCGGGAGGTCATCATTCATGCCTATTAGCATAAATACGGGAACATTCCCTGGCACACCAGCTGTTAGACTTATTGGGGACTGCCATTTCCTTCATAGATTATGTCAGCTGTTGCTATTTTGTTTGCTTTTTCGGAGAAGGCAATCTCCAAGGATACCTGCAAATGCACAAAAAAGTTCTGATTCTAGCATGCAGAAACAACACTTGATGAACAGTAAGACAGAGGATAATACTTTGGCAGTCAGATCTGGTCTAGGTGCTGCCAAATTGGAAGATGGCACAACTTCACGTGGACAGATGATTGGAGCAAAGGGTGCTGAAGAAAATCCAGTGGGCAACAAATCTGCTAGGATAGGTTCTGGCAATGCTGGGCAAGGTTATACTTCAGACGAG GTGAAAGTCCTTTTTCTCATATTAGTTGACCTATGTAAACGGACTGCAACCTTGCAACATCCGTTGCCTTCTTCTCAGGTTGGTTCGAGCAATATTATTATAAGGCTGCATTACATCGATGGCAATTACACTGTGCTCCCTGAGGTAGTGGAAGCATCTCTTGGCCCTCATATGCAG AATATGCCTCGTCCACGTGGAGCTGATGCTGCTGGCCTTCTACTTCGAGAATTAGAACTGCAGCCCCCTGCTGAAGAATGGCATAGACGCAACATGTTTGGTGGGCCATGGTCAGAACCAGATGATCTTGGTCCATTGGATAATACGCGACAGCTAAAAATCAATGGCTCTACCAATCGCCACTTATCAGACATGGAAGAGGATGGCGACAGCTCCTTTGGGATTCAAAATCTTTGGCCAAGAAAGCGCCGGTTGTCTGAAAGAGATGCAGCATTTGGTCTGAAAACATCCGTGGGGCTGGGATCTTTTCTAGGTGTGATGGGTTCTCGGAGAGATGTTATTACAGCTGTGTGGAAAACAGGCCTCGAAGGTGAATGGTACAAG TGCATACGATGTTTGAGGCAAACCTGTGCATTTGCTCAGCCTGGTGCTCTAGCTCCGAACACGTCGAATGAGCTTGAGGCATGGTGGATCAGCCGATGGACCCATGCTTGCCCAATGTGCGGTGGGACATGGGTGAAAGTCGTTTGA